In one Streptomyces sp. T12 genomic region, the following are encoded:
- a CDS encoding DUF2470 domain-containing protein, giving the protein MGDSQAWTAAPSAAERARSVLAAAWSCAVTAEGSREELVGAHTVAEDGRVLLDVPEDSALVAAAICAPRGEPAAVLEFADVAPVPVRKRIRARLWLSGWFTPEEGQLAFRATRVVLRQPSGAVVVDLDEFAAAMPDPLAAAEARLLTHLADCHPDAVERLTRLVDSDSLHGAVRVQPLAVDRHGLTLRIERARAQADVRLPFHRPADDVAQLTERMHILLAQASAASCPRALQRQRTDGDG; this is encoded by the coding sequence ATGGGTGACAGCCAAGCGTGGACGGCCGCGCCTTCCGCGGCGGAGCGGGCCCGGTCGGTGCTCGCCGCCGCGTGGTCCTGCGCGGTGACCGCGGAGGGCAGTCGCGAGGAGCTCGTCGGCGCGCACACCGTGGCCGAGGACGGCCGCGTCCTGCTGGACGTGCCGGAGGACAGCGCGCTCGTCGCGGCGGCGATCTGCGCGCCCCGCGGAGAGCCCGCCGCCGTCCTGGAGTTCGCCGACGTCGCCCCCGTGCCCGTACGCAAACGGATCCGCGCCCGGCTCTGGCTGTCGGGCTGGTTCACCCCCGAGGAGGGCCAACTGGCGTTCCGGGCGACGCGGGTGGTGCTGCGGCAGCCCTCCGGTGCCGTGGTCGTCGACCTCGACGAGTTCGCCGCCGCCATGCCCGACCCGCTGGCCGCCGCCGAGGCCCGGCTGCTCACCCACCTCGCCGACTGCCACCCGGACGCCGTGGAGCGGCTCACCCGCCTCGTCGACTCCGACAGTCTGCACGGCGCGGTCCGCGTCCAGCCGCTCGCCGTCGACCGGCACGGACTGACGCTGCGGATCGAACGCGCCCGCGCCCAGGCCGACGTACGACTGCCGTTCCACCGGCCCGCCGACGACGTCGCACAGCTCACCGAACGCATGCACATCCTGCTCGCCCAGGCCAGCGCCGCCTCCTGCCCCCGCGCCCTACAGCGGCAGCGCACAGACGGCGACGGGTGA
- a CDS encoding PIG-L deacetylase family protein produces the protein MTEPTITQLQPMPDDWQRALAVVAHPDDLEYGCSAAIAGWTDGGREVAYVLATRGEAGIDTLEPAKCGPLREREQRAGAAVVGVSAVEFLDHEDGVIEYGTALRRDIAAAIRRYRPELVITLNHRDTWGGVAWNTPDHVAVGRATLDAAGDAGNRWIFPELAEQGLEPWGGVRWVAVAGSSTPTHAVDATAGLERAVRSLLEHRTYIEALTSQDPQTYARGFLTSNAEATGKRFGGKPAVAFELFSR, from the coding sequence ATGACCGAGCCGACGATCACTCAGCTCCAACCCATGCCCGACGACTGGCAGCGCGCGCTCGCCGTCGTCGCACACCCGGACGACCTCGAGTACGGCTGCTCGGCGGCGATCGCCGGCTGGACGGACGGGGGCCGCGAGGTGGCGTACGTCCTGGCGACCCGTGGCGAGGCCGGCATCGACACCCTGGAGCCCGCGAAGTGCGGCCCGCTGCGCGAGCGCGAGCAGCGGGCCGGCGCTGCGGTCGTGGGTGTGTCGGCGGTGGAGTTCCTCGACCACGAGGACGGCGTGATCGAGTACGGCACCGCCCTGCGCCGCGACATCGCCGCCGCGATCCGCCGGTACCGGCCCGAGCTGGTGATCACGCTGAACCACCGGGACACCTGGGGCGGCGTCGCCTGGAACACCCCGGACCATGTGGCGGTCGGCCGTGCCACGCTGGACGCGGCCGGTGACGCGGGCAACCGCTGGATCTTCCCGGAGCTCGCCGAGCAGGGCCTGGAGCCCTGGGGCGGTGTCCGCTGGGTCGCCGTCGCCGGTTCCAGTACGCCCACGCACGCGGTGGACGCGACGGCCGGGCTGGAGCGCGCGGTGCGCTCGCTGCTGGAACACCGCACCTACATCGAGGCGTTGACGAGCCAGGACCCGCAGACGTACGCCCGCGGCTTCCTCACCTCGAACGCCGAGGCGACGGGGAAGCGGTTCGGCGGGAAGCCGGCCGTGGCGTTCGAGCTGTTCAGTCGGTAG
- a CDS encoding lactonase family protein → MGSGGLSRRRFVGTLAGSAAGVTLPAATACDDAPAPADTADTATPEATTPGTRPSAQTESREPSGPRPLYLGTYTSVEGGGTGIGLATYDPATGRITGTGTISGVGDPSYLALHPNGRTLYAVDEREDGAVTAVRLADRKVLGSRSTGGAAPCHLSVHPSGRWLLSANYGTGSVAVHPIDPSGALGERTDLVTHSSPAPGPGQEGPHAHQFITSPDGGHVLAVDLGTDTVYTYRLDRKAGTLTEVARAQTEPGAGPRHLTFHPGGRYAYLANEVDNTVAVCAYDPGTGRLTVGAEQSTGTGSGTSYPAQIVVTPNGRYAYLANRGHNSLARYAVEADGARLRLLGTVPVSGDFPRQIALSPDGSLLFAANQRSSTVSVFHVDEGSGELRLAGEPFASPVAVCALPL, encoded by the coding sequence ATGGGCAGTGGTGGGCTGAGCAGGCGCCGATTCGTCGGAACCCTCGCGGGATCGGCCGCCGGCGTGACACTCCCGGCGGCCACGGCGTGCGACGACGCACCCGCCCCCGCGGACACGGCCGACACGGCGACCCCCGAGGCGACCACTCCCGGGACCCGTCCGAGCGCCCAGACCGAGAGCCGCGAGCCGTCCGGCCCGCGCCCCCTCTACCTCGGCACCTACACCTCCGTCGAGGGCGGCGGCACGGGCATCGGCCTCGCCACGTACGACCCGGCGACGGGCCGTATCACCGGCACCGGAACGATCAGCGGCGTCGGCGACCCGTCGTATCTGGCGCTGCACCCGAACGGCCGGACGCTGTACGCGGTCGACGAGCGTGAGGACGGCGCCGTGACCGCCGTCCGCCTCGCCGACCGCAAGGTGCTGGGGAGCCGGAGCACCGGCGGGGCCGCGCCGTGCCATCTGTCCGTGCATCCGAGCGGCCGCTGGCTGCTGAGTGCCAACTACGGCACGGGCAGCGTCGCCGTGCACCCGATCGATCCCTCGGGCGCGCTCGGGGAGCGCACCGACCTGGTCACGCACTCCAGTCCGGCGCCCGGTCCGGGACAGGAGGGCCCGCACGCCCACCAGTTCATCACGAGCCCCGACGGCGGCCATGTGCTCGCCGTGGACCTCGGCACGGACACCGTGTACACCTATCGCCTCGACCGGAAGGCGGGCACGCTCACCGAGGTGGCACGGGCGCAGACCGAGCCGGGTGCGGGCCCGCGTCATCTCACCTTCCACCCGGGCGGCCGGTACGCGTATCTGGCCAACGAGGTCGACAACACCGTCGCGGTGTGCGCGTACGACCCCGGCACGGGCCGGCTGACCGTCGGCGCGGAGCAGTCCACGGGCACGGGCTCGGGCACCAGTTATCCGGCGCAGATCGTCGTGACGCCGAACGGCCGGTACGCCTATCTCGCCAACCGGGGCCACAACAGCCTCGCGCGCTACGCGGTGGAGGCGGACGGCGCCCGGCTCAGGCTGCTCGGCACGGTGCCGGTGTCCGGGGACTTCCCGCGGCAGATCGCCCTCTCGCCGGACGGCTCGCTGCTGTTCGCGGCGAACCAGCGGTCGAGCACCGTCAGCGTCTTCCACGTCGACGAGGGCAGCGGTGAACTGCGGCTCGCCGGCGAGCCGTTCGCGTCACCCGTCGCCGTCTGTGCGCTGCCGCTGTAG
- a CDS encoding TetR/AcrR family transcriptional regulator, whose product MAANQGERTRRRLSTEKRREQLLAVGARLFSESPYDDVWIEQVAEIAGVSRGLLYHYFPNKREFFAAVVERESERMLRMTAAVPGAPVREQLAAGLDAYLEYVEAHAHGFRAFHRADAAGDQAVRKVYQQALAAQEKQILAAMAADPEFGPVFELRPDAGLAVRGWLAFTTAVCLEWLRGSDLSREQVRDLCARALLGVITP is encoded by the coding sequence ATGGCCGCGAACCAGGGCGAGCGCACCCGCCGCCGGCTCAGCACCGAGAAACGCCGAGAGCAGCTCCTCGCGGTCGGGGCGCGGCTGTTCTCGGAGAGCCCGTACGACGACGTGTGGATCGAGCAGGTCGCCGAGATCGCCGGTGTCTCACGCGGGCTGCTCTACCACTACTTTCCGAACAAGCGGGAATTCTTCGCGGCCGTCGTCGAGCGGGAGAGCGAGCGCATGCTGCGCATGACGGCCGCCGTGCCCGGAGCCCCGGTGCGCGAGCAGCTCGCCGCGGGTCTCGACGCGTATCTGGAGTACGTCGAAGCCCACGCGCATGGATTCCGCGCCTTCCACCGCGCCGACGCGGCCGGCGACCAGGCCGTGCGCAAGGTCTACCAACAGGCCCTGGCCGCACAGGAGAAGCAGATCCTCGCGGCCATGGCGGCGGACCCCGAGTTCGGCCCGGTCTTCGAGCTGCGGCCCGATGCCGGGCTCGCCGTGCGGGGCTGGCTGGCGTTCACCACGGCCGTCTGCCTGGAGTGGCTGAGAGGCTCGGACCTCTCCCGGGAGCAGGTGCGCGACCTGTGCGCCCGCGCCCTGCTGGGCGTCATCACACCCTGA
- a CDS encoding LacI family DNA-binding transcriptional regulator: MTQSVGIKDVARAAGVSVGTVSNVINRPDTVATETRARVQSAIDRLGYVRSESARQLRAGRSRIMGLLVLDMGNPFFVDVARGAERAAREAGLGVMVCNSAQSASEEAEYLSLFAEQRVRGVLLTPADATGRNIETFRRHNIPFVLVDRVAEGTTECSVSVDDVAGGALAVRHLVDAGHRSIAYVSGPPGLNQVRDRRTGALHALQEAGLGPEHLRELPTERLDVAAGRDAGARLLGLAERPTAVFCANDLLALGVLQAMYAAGVGVPDDLAIVGYDDIEFAAAAAVPLTSVRQPAVTMGTLAAEILLEETEEETATRKHEHRRVVLQPELVVRRSSLSAR, from the coding sequence ATGACCCAGTCGGTGGGTATCAAGGACGTCGCCCGCGCCGCCGGAGTCTCCGTCGGCACGGTCTCGAACGTCATCAACCGTCCGGACACGGTCGCGACCGAGACCCGGGCGCGGGTGCAGTCCGCGATAGACCGGCTGGGCTATGTCCGCAGCGAGTCCGCGCGCCAGCTGCGCGCGGGCCGCAGCCGGATCATGGGGTTGCTCGTCCTCGACATGGGCAACCCCTTCTTCGTCGACGTGGCGCGCGGCGCCGAGCGGGCCGCGCGTGAGGCCGGGCTCGGCGTGATGGTCTGCAACAGCGCACAGAGCGCGAGCGAGGAGGCCGAGTACCTGTCGCTCTTCGCCGAGCAGCGGGTGCGCGGTGTCCTGCTCACCCCGGCCGACGCCACCGGCCGCAACATCGAGACGTTCCGGCGGCACAACATCCCCTTCGTCCTCGTCGACCGGGTCGCCGAGGGCACCACCGAGTGCTCGGTCTCCGTCGACGACGTCGCGGGCGGCGCCCTCGCCGTACGCCATCTCGTCGACGCCGGGCACCGCTCCATCGCGTACGTCAGCGGCCCGCCCGGCCTCAACCAGGTCCGCGACCGCCGCACCGGCGCCCTGCACGCGCTTCAGGAGGCCGGCCTCGGCCCCGAGCACCTGCGCGAGCTGCCCACCGAGCGGCTCGACGTCGCCGCCGGCCGGGACGCCGGCGCCCGCCTGCTCGGCCTCGCCGAGCGCCCGACCGCCGTCTTCTGCGCCAACGACCTGCTCGCCCTCGGCGTCCTGCAGGCCATGTACGCCGCGGGCGTCGGCGTCCCCGACGACCTCGCGATCGTCGGCTACGACGACATCGAGTTCGCGGCCGCCGCGGCCGTGCCCCTCACCTCCGTACGGCAGCCCGCGGTCACCATGGGCACTCTCGCGGCGGAGATCCTGCTGGAGGAGACGGAGGAGGAGACCGCGACGAGGAAGCACGAGCACCGGCGGGTCGTCCTCCAGCCGGAGCTGGTGGTCCGGCGGTCCAGTCTCTCGGCCCGCTGA
- a CDS encoding alpha/beta fold hydrolase: MTVSYRQPGVVLTDRHFTVPLDHDAPNGETIELYAREVVAGDKAHQELPWLVYLQGGPGFGANRFVGKGAWLGRALKEYRVLLLDQRGTGHSTPANRQTLPLRGGPAEQADYLTHFRADSIVRDCEAIRREVTGGAPWTVLGQSFGGFCTVNYLSTAPEGLTAAVITGGLPSLDAHADDVYRAAYPRIERKVGAHYARYPQDVERARRIADHLLAGDVVLPNGYRLTAEAFQSLGIVLGGSEGSHRLHYLLEHAFVRTPQGPALSDAFQEEVQGLLSYASHPLYALVHEAIYGQDARPTAWSAERVRAEFPQFDAAKTLAGDGPLLFTGETIHPWMFDCDPALRPLRETAELLAARTDWKPLYDPARLAANEVPVAAAVYHDDMYVDTAHSLATARAIRGLRTWVTDEFEHDGVRAGGPRVLDRLLALARDEA, encoded by the coding sequence TTGACCGTCAGCTACCGCCAGCCCGGCGTCGTCCTCACCGACCGCCACTTCACCGTGCCCCTCGACCACGACGCCCCGAACGGCGAGACGATCGAGCTCTACGCCCGCGAGGTCGTCGCCGGCGACAAGGCACACCAGGAGCTGCCCTGGCTGGTCTACCTCCAGGGCGGCCCCGGCTTCGGCGCGAACCGCTTCGTCGGCAAGGGCGCCTGGCTCGGCCGCGCCCTCAAGGAGTACCGCGTCCTGCTCCTCGACCAGCGCGGCACCGGCCACTCCACGCCCGCCAACCGCCAGACCCTCCCGCTGCGCGGCGGCCCCGCCGAACAGGCCGACTACCTCACGCACTTCCGCGCCGACTCGATCGTCCGAGACTGCGAGGCGATCCGCCGGGAGGTGACCGGCGGCGCCCCCTGGACCGTCCTCGGCCAGAGCTTCGGCGGCTTCTGCACGGTCAACTACCTCTCCACCGCCCCGGAGGGCCTGACCGCCGCCGTCATCACCGGCGGCCTGCCCTCCCTCGACGCGCACGCCGACGACGTCTACCGCGCGGCCTACCCCCGCATCGAGCGCAAGGTCGGCGCGCACTACGCCCGCTACCCGCAGGACGTCGAGCGCGCCCGCCGTATCGCCGACCATCTCCTCGCAGGCGACGTGGTCCTGCCGAACGGCTACCGCCTGACCGCCGAGGCCTTCCAGTCCCTCGGCATCGTCCTCGGCGGCAGCGAGGGCAGCCACCGCCTGCACTACCTGCTGGAGCACGCCTTCGTGCGCACCCCGCAGGGCCCGGCCCTCTCGGACGCCTTCCAGGAGGAGGTCCAGGGCCTGCTGTCGTACGCGAGCCACCCGCTGTACGCCCTCGTGCACGAGGCGATCTACGGCCAGGACGCGCGCCCCACCGCCTGGTCCGCCGAGCGCGTGCGCGCCGAGTTCCCGCAGTTCGACGCGGCCAAGACGCTCGCGGGGGACGGGCCGCTGCTGTTCACCGGCGAGACCATCCACCCCTGGATGTTCGACTGCGACCCGGCCCTGCGCCCGCTGCGCGAGACCGCCGAACTCCTCGCCGCCCGCACCGACTGGAAGCCCCTGTACGACCCGGCGCGCCTCGCCGCCAACGAAGTGCCGGTCGCGGCGGCCGTCTACCACGACGACATGTACGTCGACACCGCCCACTCCCTCGCCACCGCCCGCGCCATCCGCGGCCTGCGCACCTGGGTCACCGACGAGTTCGAGCACGACGGCGTACGGGCCGGCGGCCCCCGCGTCCTGGACCGGCTGCTCGCGCTCGCCCGTGACGAAGCGTGA
- a CDS encoding pentapeptide repeat-containing protein gives MQEHLTDLVELRGDCERCFGLCCVALPFTASADFAIDKPAGRPCRNLQDDHRCGIHARLRHKGFTGCTVYDCFGAGQKVSQVTFAGKDWRTASREHARLMFDVFPVVRQLHELLWYLAEALTLPAARPLHTDLCRILDRTEELTRQTPEELAALDVAAHRQDVNLLLLKTSELARAGIGGRKKNRRGADLMGARLKGADLRGANLRGAYLIAADLTGADLRGADLIGADLRDTDLTDADLTGAFFLTQPQLNAARGSASTRLPASVSRPVHWTAEL, from the coding sequence ATGCAAGAACACCTGACCGACCTGGTCGAACTGCGCGGCGACTGCGAGCGATGCTTCGGGCTGTGCTGCGTCGCGCTGCCCTTCACCGCCTCCGCCGACTTCGCGATCGACAAGCCGGCCGGAAGGCCCTGCCGGAACCTCCAGGACGACCACCGCTGCGGCATCCACGCCCGGCTGCGGCACAAGGGCTTCACCGGCTGCACGGTCTACGACTGCTTCGGTGCCGGTCAGAAGGTCTCGCAGGTGACCTTCGCCGGGAAGGACTGGCGCACGGCCTCCCGCGAGCACGCCCGGCTGATGTTCGACGTCTTCCCGGTCGTCCGTCAGCTCCACGAACTGCTCTGGTACCTGGCCGAGGCCCTCACCCTGCCCGCCGCCCGCCCCCTCCACACCGATCTGTGCCGGATCCTGGACAGGACCGAGGAGCTCACCCGCCAGACCCCGGAGGAGCTCGCGGCGCTGGACGTGGCCGCGCACCGCCAGGACGTCAACCTGCTCCTGCTGAAGACCAGCGAGCTGGCCCGGGCCGGCATCGGCGGCCGTAAGAAGAACCGCCGGGGCGCGGACCTGATGGGCGCCCGTCTCAAGGGCGCCGACCTGCGCGGCGCGAACCTGCGCGGTGCCTACCTCATCGCCGCCGACCTGACCGGCGCCGATCTGCGCGGGGCGGACCTCATCGGCGCCGACCTGCGTGACACCGACCTCACGGACGCCGATCTGACCGGCGCGTTCTTCCTGACCCAGCCCCAGCTGAACGCGGCCCGGGGCAGCGCGAGCACGCGGTTGCCCGCCTCAGTCAGCCGGCCTGTGCACTGGACAGCGGAGCTCTGA
- a CDS encoding DUF5999 family protein: protein MCSHQPPCPTADSPDHHTALIVSAHPEQGWSLLCNGTIVFDDTGELLPDGRVVSPHRTVGVLAVAA, encoded by the coding sequence ATGTGCAGCCACCAGCCCCCGTGCCCGACCGCCGACAGCCCGGACCATCACACCGCCCTGATCGTGTCGGCCCACCCCGAACAGGGCTGGAGCCTGCTGTGCAACGGCACGATCGTCTTCGACGACACCGGAGAGCTCCTCCCGGACGGGCGGGTGGTGAGCCCGCACCGTACGGTCGGCGTGCTGGCCGTGGCCGCCTGA
- the sigJ gene encoding RNA polymerase sigma factor SigJ — protein sequence MNDTELLADRFEEHRGHLKAVAYRMLGSLAEAEDAVQEAWLKLSRSDADDIENLGGWLTTVAGRVCLDMLRSRTRRHEEPLDDTFVPDPVIRPLSTIDPEQEVLQADSVGLALLVVLETLEPAERIAFVLHDMFAVPFDDIAPIVERSSAATRQLASRARRRVRGATPSAEPDLGRQRQVLDAFMAASRAGDFEALLAVLDPDVVLRADSGPLVGGVAASKVVRGAKPVAEQAMLFRQLAQATQFIRFVLVNGTVGILNAPEGRPMSVMAVTIADGRITEMYILADPERLGRLDLTGLGV from the coding sequence GTGAACGACACGGAACTGCTGGCGGACCGCTTCGAGGAGCACCGCGGCCATCTCAAGGCGGTCGCCTACCGCATGCTCGGCTCGCTGGCCGAGGCGGAGGACGCCGTGCAGGAGGCCTGGCTGAAGCTGAGCCGCAGCGACGCGGACGACATCGAGAACCTCGGCGGCTGGCTGACCACGGTGGCCGGCCGGGTCTGCCTGGACATGCTCCGCTCGCGCACGCGACGCCACGAGGAGCCGCTCGACGACACCTTCGTCCCGGATCCCGTGATCAGACCGCTGTCGACGATCGACCCGGAACAGGAGGTGCTCCAGGCCGACTCGGTGGGCCTGGCCCTGCTGGTCGTGCTGGAGACACTGGAGCCCGCCGAGCGGATCGCGTTCGTACTGCACGACATGTTCGCGGTGCCCTTCGACGACATCGCGCCGATCGTGGAACGCTCCTCGGCCGCGACCCGCCAGCTGGCCAGCCGTGCCCGGCGCCGGGTGCGGGGTGCCACGCCCTCCGCCGAGCCCGACCTCGGCAGACAGCGGCAGGTCCTCGACGCCTTCATGGCGGCCTCCCGCGCGGGGGACTTCGAGGCGCTGCTCGCGGTCCTCGACCCCGATGTCGTGCTGCGGGCCGACTCCGGGCCGCTGGTCGGCGGTGTGGCGGCGTCCAAGGTGGTGCGCGGGGCGAAGCCGGTGGCCGAACAGGCGATGCTCTTCCGGCAGTTGGCGCAAGCCACGCAGTTCATCCGGTTCGTGCTCGTCAACGGCACGGTCGGGATCCTCAACGCCCCCGAAGGCCGGCCGATGTCGGTCATGGCCGTCACCATCGCCGACGGCCGGATCACGGAGATGTACATCCTGGCCGACCCCGAGCGTCTCGGGCGCCTGGACCTGACCGGTCTGGGCGTCTGA
- a CDS encoding cytochrome P450, with protein sequence MAETVTGTGLPHGTGLPKGFRSAEQGWPELSRIPRPPHRLPLLGDVLGASRRTPLQDSLRYARELGPIFRRRAFNREFVFVWGAGLAADMADEARFAKHVGLGIANLRPVVGDGLFTAYNHEPNWQLAHDVLAPGFSREAMAGYHPMMLAVADRLMDHWDREAAAGRAVDVPGDMTKLTLETIARTGFGHDFGSFERARPHPFVTAMVGTLTYAQRLNTVPTPFLLRRAARRNQADIAYLNRTVDDLVRARTASGPGDGDLLDRMLQTVHPETGERLSARNVRRQVITFLVAGHETTSGALSFALHYLSRHPDVAERARAEVDRVWGDTAVPGYDQVARLRYVRRILDESLRLWPTAPAFAREAREDTVLGGVHPMRRGAWALVLTAMLHRDPEVWGADAERFDPDRFDPKAVRTRPPHTFKPFGTGARACIGRQFALHEATLVLGLLLRRYEFGSDPAYRLRVTERLTLMPEGLRLRLERRAAGTPVTAQASSGTAEDVPSELRCPVHRPAD encoded by the coding sequence ATGGCGGAGACAGTGACCGGGACCGGACTTCCCCACGGGACCGGACTTCCCAAGGGGTTCCGCAGCGCCGAGCAGGGCTGGCCGGAGCTGTCCCGCATACCCCGTCCCCCGCACCGGCTCCCGCTGCTCGGCGACGTGCTCGGCGCCAGCCGGCGTACGCCGCTGCAGGACTCCCTGCGGTACGCCCGTGAGTTGGGGCCGATCTTCCGGCGCAGGGCGTTCAACAGGGAGTTCGTGTTCGTCTGGGGCGCCGGACTCGCGGCCGACATGGCGGACGAGGCGCGCTTCGCCAAGCACGTGGGACTCGGCATAGCCAATCTGCGCCCGGTCGTCGGGGACGGTCTGTTCACGGCGTACAACCACGAGCCGAACTGGCAGCTGGCGCACGACGTCCTGGCGCCGGGGTTCAGCCGGGAGGCCATGGCGGGCTACCACCCGATGATGCTGGCCGTGGCCGACCGGCTCATGGACCACTGGGACCGCGAGGCGGCTGCGGGCCGGGCGGTGGACGTGCCCGGCGACATGACCAAGCTGACCCTGGAGACCATCGCGCGCACCGGGTTCGGGCACGACTTCGGCTCCTTCGAGCGGGCCCGCCCCCATCCCTTCGTGACGGCGATGGTCGGCACGCTCACCTACGCGCAGCGGCTCAACACCGTGCCGACGCCGTTCCTGCTGCGGCGTGCCGCGCGCCGCAACCAGGCCGACATCGCCTACCTCAACCGCACGGTGGACGACCTGGTCCGCGCCCGTACGGCGAGCGGGCCCGGGGACGGGGATCTACTGGACCGGATGCTGCAGACGGTCCACCCGGAGACGGGCGAGCGGCTCTCCGCACGCAATGTCCGCCGTCAGGTGATCACGTTCCTGGTGGCCGGCCACGAGACCACCTCGGGCGCGCTCTCCTTCGCCCTGCACTATCTCTCCCGGCACCCGGACGTCGCCGAGCGCGCCCGTGCCGAGGTGGACCGCGTCTGGGGCGACACGGCGGTGCCCGGCTACGACCAGGTGGCGAGGCTGCGGTATGTGCGCCGGATCCTCGACGAGTCGCTGCGCCTGTGGCCGACGGCGCCCGCCTTCGCCCGGGAGGCGCGCGAGGACACGGTGCTCGGCGGGGTCCATCCGATGCGGCGCGGTGCGTGGGCGCTGGTGCTCACGGCGATGCTGCACCGCGATCCCGAGGTCTGGGGCGCGGACGCCGAGCGGTTCGATCCGGATCGCTTCGATCCGAAGGCCGTACGGACGCGTCCGCCGCACACCTTCAAGCCGTTCGGCACGGGGGCGCGGGCCTGCATCGGGCGCCAGTTCGCGCTGCACGAGGCCACGCTGGTGCTGGGGCTGCTGCTGCGCCGCTACGAGTTCGGGAGCGACCCGGCCTATCGGCTGCGGGTGACGGAGCGGCTGACGTTGATGCCGGAGGGGTTGCGGCTGCGCCTGGAGCGGCGGGCGGCCGGGACTCCGGTTACGGCACAGGCCTCCTCCGGGACCGCCGAGGACGTGCCCTCAGAGCTCCGCTGTCCAGTGCACAGGCCGGCTGACTGA